A part of Verrucomicrobiia bacterium genomic DNA contains:
- a CDS encoding T9SS type A sorting domain-containing protein, translating to MRRFLFGFLTLFLFLPLSTFGSTLPESEPNFRFAIDQTMSYLGAEVGLSIRNISEPSKPGVGKGTAIGSFSFLINYDDRNLELIGVRLGKVLDEQGWEITEITQPAACSLGGDCRAFAPVLITAMAESKHEDGHPQLTRQNVGEWLVLRFKVKNDCTLSGQILPVSWHWRSCYDNRLMDFPENRVWMVDSLINFVGNLLDLKAAFPLDISSCDTLSFDDRKVRVERGITFVNGGIGIPNPDGCNNDRGDLNLNGIAYEIADYVLYQNYFLYGDSVLFSDSAARQAQIAASDVNGDAQPLRVADLVHIARVIMGDANPLPKPALDTLSDSAYFTIIPSSRGLLVHTLCKQDIGGVFIRLKSGLPFGPPSILDTAINLELSYQIAHGELRVLLSPDFDADSARIPRYKRQVLLIPYRSETLDSFEIHASTYDGRELPVSGTFYVPPPLPSLENCPTEDTIRYGGPPYSVDFGSDREGEPNVRYILEYGPGTIDSITGLYTLQNTCNLGKHGIVVQLIVRSNGPSLLLGYCKFFLLVNDHSPDAIPAQQTVTVSHGQMATNQIQVSDPDSGDAFTFTQTYGPGAIDSNGVWTYQTTCKDVGASPQIVSIQINDGYGSCTPGPLTANTSFHLVVTNAAPSILCPPNAQIQVNRLYQVQVKAQDADPADTDSLTFSLVSGPAGLTVSPSGLVQWTPYAADFGVHQICLMVTDLCGASSQCCYTLNVIEGSRFLLAVDTITAQQGTDAEVSIRNLNEAADPSLVNGKTIGGFSFLMSYDCACLQFLATRKGALLVEQDWEFFTYRYGAVGNGNCGSGCPSCLIRIVAIADVNDGNQPNWTRENKGELAVLKFRTSADRVLAGQFCPISWFWFDCSDNTISDSTGQRLWTVNALYDVTGAPINLATSFPTNVSACTTSTSNGPQAKKFIDFVNGGIRLPQPPYDEFRGDLNLNGISFEVADFELFKNYFPYGDLVFYPDSVLKRLQILNSDVNGDGLVLDISDLVTMARILTGDANPLPRGEPKPVNVSFTKEGPNLIVTTNSFYDLGGLFLRLHLAGTTGTPVKLDSAVSLEIKENSVGGEMRILLVASQKDARIPPGTRRVLSIPCDSLPTPVEVSACDYYGIALPTFTTLPANVEIGQQPAPTSFGLSQNFPNPFNPSTSFSLTLPKAGRYSVRIYNLTGQVVNELEGEATAGRQILTWDGTDQNGKPVSSGIYFYKAEAAGYSETKKMILIR from the coding sequence TTGCGGCGGTTCTTGTTTGGCTTTTTGACTCTCTTCTTATTTCTTCCCCTCTCCACGTTCGGCAGCACGCTTCCTGAATCGGAGCCAAACTTTCGCTTTGCCATAGACCAGACCATGTCCTATTTGGGGGCGGAAGTCGGTCTTTCCATCCGTAATATCAGCGAGCCTTCCAAGCCGGGCGTGGGAAAAGGCACGGCGATTGGCTCGTTTTCATTTCTCATCAATTACGATGATAGAAACCTTGAACTTATAGGTGTTCGGCTTGGAAAGGTGCTGGATGAGCAGGGATGGGAAATCACGGAGATTACGCAGCCGGCGGCCTGTTCTCTGGGAGGCGATTGTCGGGCCTTTGCGCCGGTGTTGATTACGGCAATGGCCGAAAGCAAACACGAAGACGGCCATCCTCAGTTGACCCGCCAAAATGTTGGCGAATGGCTGGTGTTAAGATTCAAGGTAAAAAACGATTGTACTCTGTCGGGACAGATTTTACCCGTAAGTTGGCACTGGCGTAGCTGCTACGATAATCGTCTGATGGACTTTCCCGAGAATCGAGTTTGGATGGTCGATTCCTTAATAAATTTTGTTGGCAATCTCCTCGATTTAAAGGCAGCTTTCCCTTTAGACATTTCAAGTTGCGATACCCTTTCTTTTGACGACAGAAAAGTCCGCGTCGAGCGGGGCATCACTTTTGTTAACGGTGGGATTGGCATTCCAAATCCCGATGGCTGTAACAACGACCGCGGGGATTTGAACTTGAACGGAATAGCATACGAAATTGCGGATTATGTGCTCTATCAGAATTATTTTCTATATGGAGATTCGGTACTCTTTTCAGATTCGGCAGCAAGGCAAGCTCAAATCGCCGCTTCGGACGTGAACGGAGACGCGCAACCTCTTAGGGTTGCGGACTTGGTGCATATTGCCCGCGTTATAATGGGGGATGCCAATCCCTTGCCAAAACCCGCCTTGGATACTCTTAGCGATTCGGCCTACTTCACCATCATTCCAAGCTCAAGAGGATTACTTGTTCATACGCTTTGTAAGCAGGATATAGGGGGAGTCTTTATCCGTCTGAAATCCGGCCTTCCTTTTGGACCTCCAAGCATTTTGGATACCGCCATAAATCTTGAGCTTTCATATCAAATCGCCCACGGTGAGCTACGGGTACTTTTGTCTCCGGATTTTGATGCGGATAGCGCCAGAATTCCACGTTACAAACGGCAGGTCCTTTTGATACCCTACCGAAGCGAAACTCTTGATAGCTTCGAAATTCATGCCTCCACCTATGACGGCCGGGAGTTGCCTGTATCGGGCACTTTCTACGTCCCTCCCCCGCTCCCATCCCTTGAAAATTGCCCGACAGAGGACACAATACGGTATGGCGGGCCCCCCTACTCTGTTGATTTTGGAAGCGACCGGGAGGGTGAGCCGAATGTAAGGTACATACTGGAATATGGCCCGGGAACCATTGATTCAATCACGGGGCTTTATACGCTGCAAAATACCTGCAACCTTGGGAAACACGGTATTGTTGTCCAACTAATAGTGAGAAGCAACGGTCCCTCTCTTCTCTTGGGTTACTGCAAGTTTTTTCTTCTCGTTAACGACCACTCTCCCGACGCTATTCCTGCCCAACAAACCGTCACGGTTTCCCATGGACAGATGGCGACCAATCAGATTCAGGTCAGCGATCCTGATTCCGGTGATGCGTTTACTTTTACTCAAACCTATGGGCCGGGTGCAATTGATTCGAACGGTGTTTGGACGTATCAAACGACATGTAAAGACGTAGGGGCTTCACCTCAAATCGTGTCTATTCAAATAAATGACGGCTACGGCAGTTGTACGCCCGGACCCTTAACGGCGAATACTTCCTTCCATTTGGTCGTTACCAACGCCGCGCCGAGCATCCTCTGCCCGCCCAATGCGCAAATTCAAGTGAATAGACTTTATCAGGTGCAAGTAAAAGCCCAGGATGCAGACCCCGCCGACACTGATAGTTTGACTTTTTCGCTGGTTTCCGGTCCGGCGGGTTTGACCGTTTCACCGTCCGGATTAGTTCAATGGACTCCCTACGCCGCGGATTTTGGAGTACACCAGATATGCCTTATGGTCACCGATCTTTGCGGAGCTTCGAGTCAATGCTGCTACACCTTAAATGTAATTGAGGGTTCAAGATTCCTGCTCGCAGTAGATACAATTACCGCTCAACAAGGCACGGACGCGGAAGTGTCAATTCGAAATCTGAATGAGGCCGCCGACCCAAGTTTGGTGAACGGCAAGACAATCGGGGGCTTTTCGTTTCTAATGTCCTACGATTGCGCCTGCTTGCAGTTTTTGGCCACCCGCAAGGGAGCGCTTTTGGTCGAGCAGGACTGGGAGTTTTTTACCTACCGCTACGGGGCAGTCGGCAACGGCAACTGCGGCTCGGGCTGTCCTTCCTGTCTCATCCGCATCGTAGCCATAGCCGACGTGAACGATGGCAATCAGCCAAACTGGACAAGGGAAAACAAAGGGGAATTGGCGGTTCTGAAGTTCAGAACAAGTGCCGACCGGGTGCTTGCCGGACAATTCTGCCCAATTTCATGGTTCTGGTTTGATTGCAGCGATAACACGATTTCGGACTCGACCGGACAGCGGCTTTGGACGGTGAATGCCCTTTACGACGTGACGGGTGCTCCAATCAACCTTGCCACCAGTTTTCCCACTAACGTTTCCGCTTGCACGACTTCCACTTCAAACGGCCCTCAAGCCAAAAAGTTTATCGACTTTGTCAACGGTGGAATCCGATTGCCCCAGCCCCCCTACGATGAATTCCGGGGAGATCTCAACCTGAACGGGATAAGCTTTGAGGTCGCCGATTTTGAGCTGTTTAAGAACTATTTCCCGTATGGGGATTTGGTATTTTATCCGGATTCGGTTTTAAAGCGGCTTCAAATACTAAACTCGGACGTAAACGGGGATGGATTAGTTCTGGACATTTCAGACTTGGTCACGATGGCGCGGATTTTAACGGGGGATGCCAACCCGCTGCCTCGCGGCGAGCCGAAGCCGGTTAATGTCAGCTTCACAAAAGAGGGTCCAAACCTGATTGTCACCACGAACTCCTTTTACGATTTGGGCGGGCTTTTCCTGCGACTCCATTTAGCCGGGACAACGGGAACGCCGGTCAAGCTGGACTCGGCAGTCAGTTTGGAAATAAAAGAAAACTCGGTCGGCGGCGAGATGCGGATACTTTTGGTGGCCTCACAAAAGGATGCCAGAATTCCGCCCGGGACCCGGCGGGTTCTCTCGATACCCTGCGACAGCCTTCCAACACCGGTCGAGGTTTCCGCCTGCGACTATTACGGCATCGCCTTGCCAACGTTTACGACCTTGCCTGCAAATGTAGAAATAGGCCAACAGCCGGCCCCTACAAGCTTCGGTTTAAGCCAGAATTTCCCCAACCCCTTCAACCCCTCCACCTCCTTTTCCCTTACGCTCCCCAAAGCGGGGCGGTACTCCGTGCGTATTTACAATTTAACCGGGCAGGTGGTGAATGAGTTGGAAGGGGAAGCAACTGCCGGAAGGCAGATTTTGACTTGGGACGGAACAGACCAAAACGGGAAGCCGGTTTCCTCCGGGATTTATTTCTACAAGGCCGAAGCGGCGGGATATTCCGAAACCAAGAAAATGATTCTGATACGCTAA